The proteins below come from a single Limnobaculum xujianqingii genomic window:
- the rplX gene encoding 50S ribosomal protein L24 — protein MAAKIRRDDEVIVLTGKDKGKRGKVKNVLSSSKIVVEGINLVKKHQKPVPALNQPGGIVEKEAAIQVSNVAIYNTATGKADRVGFRFEDGKKVRFFKSNSETIK, from the coding sequence ATGGCAGCGAAAATCCGTCGTGATGACGAAGTTATCGTGTTAACCGGTAAAGATAAAGGTAAACGCGGTAAAGTTAAGAATGTTCTGTCTTCCAGTAAGATTGTTGTTGAAGGTATCAACCTGGTGAAGAAACATCAGAAGCCGGTTCCGGCTCTGAATCAACCAGGTGGCATCGTTGAAAAAGAAGCTGCAATTCAAGTTTCTAACGTTGCAATCTACAATACAGCTACAGGCAAGGCTGACCGTGTAGGCTTTCGTTTTGAAGACGGCAAAAAAGTCCGTTTCTTCAAATCTAATAGCGAAACTATCAAGTAA
- the rplN gene encoding 50S ribosomal protein L14, giving the protein MIQEQTMLNVADNSGARSVMCIKVLGGSHRRYAGVGDIIKITIKEAIPRGKVKKGDVLKAVVVRTRKGVRRPDGSVVRFDRNACVLLNNNSEQPIGTRIFGPVTRELRSEKFMKIISLAPEVL; this is encoded by the coding sequence ATGATCCAAGAACAGACTATGCTGAACGTCGCTGACAACTCTGGCGCACGTAGCGTAATGTGTATCAAGGTTCTGGGTGGATCGCACCGTCGCTATGCTGGCGTGGGCGACATCATTAAAATTACCATCAAGGAAGCAATTCCTCGCGGTAAGGTTAAAAAAGGTGATGTCCTTAAGGCTGTAGTGGTGCGCACCAGAAAGGGTGTTCGTCGCCCTGACGGATCTGTCGTTCGCTTCGATCGTAATGCTTGTGTGTTATTAAATAACAACAGTGAGCAACCGATCGGTACGCGTATTTTTGGGCCGGTGACTCGTGAACTGCGTTCTGAAAAGTTCATGAAAATCATCTCTCTGGCACCAGAAGTACTGTAA
- the rpsQ gene encoding 30S ribosomal protein S17: protein MTDKIRTLQGRVVSDKMEKSLVVAIERMVKHPMYGKFIKRTTKLHVHDENNECGIGDLIEIRECRPLSKTKSWTFVRVVEKAVL from the coding sequence ATGACTGATAAAATCCGTACTCTGCAAGGTCGTGTTGTTAGTGACAAGATGGAGAAATCCCTTGTTGTAGCGATTGAGCGTATGGTGAAGCACCCGATGTATGGTAAGTTCATCAAACGTACGACTAAGCTGCACGTACATGACGAGAACAATGAATGTGGAATCGGCGATCTGATCGAAATTCGTGAATGCCGCCCACTGTCTAAGACTAAGTCCTGGACATTTGTTCGAGTTGTAGAGAAAGCTGTTCTGTAA
- the rpmC gene encoding 50S ribosomal protein L29, with protein sequence MKAKELREKSVEELNTELLNLLREQFNLRMQAASGQLQQSHLLKQVRRNVARVKTLLNEKAGA encoded by the coding sequence ATGAAAGCAAAAGAGCTGCGTGAAAAAAGTGTTGAAGAGCTAAACACTGAGCTGCTTAACCTGCTGCGTGAACAGTTTAATCTGCGCATGCAAGCAGCAAGCGGTCAACTGCAACAGTCTCACCTGTTGAAACAAGTGCGTCGTAATGTTGCACGTGTGAAGACTTTACTGAATGAGAAGGCGGGTGCGTAA
- the rplP gene encoding 50S ribosomal protein L16, with amino-acid sequence MLQPKRTKFRKVHKGRNRGLAAGADVSFGTFGLKAVGRGRLTARQIEAARRAMTRAVKRQGKIWIRVFPDKPITEKPLEVRMGKGKGNVEYWVALIQPGKVLYEMDGVSEEIAREAFKLAAAKLPIKTTFVTKTVM; translated from the coding sequence ATGTTACAACCAAAGCGTACAAAATTCCGTAAAGTGCACAAGGGCCGCAACCGTGGTCTGGCTGCTGGCGCGGATGTGAGCTTCGGCACTTTCGGTCTGAAAGCTGTTGGCCGCGGTCGTCTGACTGCTCGCCAAATCGAGGCGGCACGTCGTGCCATGACACGTGCAGTTAAGCGTCAAGGTAAAATCTGGATCCGTGTGTTCCCAGACAAACCAATCACTGAAAAGCCGCTTGAAGTGCGTATGGGTAAAGGTAAGGGTAACGTGGAGTATTGGGTTGCCCTGATTCAACCGGGAAAAGTCCTGTATGAAATGGATGGTGTCTCGGAAGAAATTGCCCGTGAAGCATTCAAGCTGGCAGCAGCAAAACTGCCGATTAAAACCACCTTTGTAACTAAGACGGTGATGTAA
- the rpsC gene encoding 30S ribosomal protein S3 codes for MGQKVHPNGIRLGIVKPWNSTWYANTKEFADNLDSDFKVRQFLTKELSKASVSRIVIERPAKSIRVTIHTARPGIVIGKKGEDVEKLRNAVASIAGVPAQINIAEVRKPELDAKLVADSITSQLERRVMFRRAMKRAVQNAMRIGAKGIKVEVSGRLGGAEIARTEWYREGRVPLHTLRADIDYNTSEAHTTYGVIGVKVWIFKGEILGGMAAVEQPEKPAAQPKKQQRKGRK; via the coding sequence ATGGGTCAGAAAGTACATCCGAATGGTATTCGACTGGGTATTGTCAAACCTTGGAACTCTACCTGGTACGCAAATACCAAAGAATTCGCTGATAACCTGGACAGCGACTTTAAAGTTCGTCAATTTTTAACTAAAGAATTGTCGAAAGCTTCTGTTTCTCGCATCGTTATCGAGCGTCCTGCGAAGAGCATCCGTGTGACTATTCACACTGCTCGTCCAGGCATCGTTATCGGCAAGAAAGGTGAAGATGTCGAAAAACTGCGCAACGCGGTAGCATCTATTGCTGGCGTGCCTGCGCAAATTAATATCGCCGAAGTCCGTAAACCGGAACTAGACGCTAAATTGGTTGCTGACAGCATCACTTCACAGCTGGAACGTCGCGTTATGTTCCGTCGTGCTATGAAGCGTGCAGTTCAAAACGCCATGCGTATAGGCGCTAAAGGTATCAAAGTGGAAGTAAGCGGCCGTTTAGGCGGTGCTGAAATCGCGCGTACCGAATGGTACCGTGAAGGTCGTGTTCCGTTGCACACTCTGCGTGCGGATATCGATTATAACACTTCTGAAGCGCACACCACTTATGGTGTAATCGGCGTAAAAGTGTGGATCTTCAAAGGTGAGATCTTGGGTGGTATGGCTGCCGTTGAACAACCGGAAAAACCGGCTGCTCAACCGAAGAAGCAGCAGCGTAAAGGCCGTAAATAA
- the rplV gene encoding 50S ribosomal protein L22, translated as METIAKHRHARSSAQKVRLVADLIRGKKVSQALEILTYNNKKAADLVKKVLESAIANAEHNDGADIDDLKVAKIFVDEGPTMKRIMPRAKGRADRILKRTSHITVVVSDR; from the coding sequence ATGGAAACTATCGCTAAACATCGCCACGCTCGTTCTTCTGCTCAGAAGGTTCGCTTAGTTGCAGACCTGATTCGCGGTAAGAAAGTGTCACAAGCTCTGGAAATTTTAACCTACAACAACAAGAAAGCTGCTGATCTGGTTAAAAAAGTACTTGAGTCTGCCATTGCAAACGCAGAACACAACGATGGCGCTGACATCGACGATCTGAAAGTCGCGAAAATCTTTGTCGACGAAGGTCCAACCATGAAGCGTATCATGCCTCGTGCGAAAGGCCGTGCAGATCGTATCCTGAAGCGCACCAGCCACATTACTGTGGTTGTGTCCGATCGCTGA
- the rpsS gene encoding 30S ribosomal protein S19 translates to MPRSLKKGPFIDLHLLKKVEKAVESGDKKPVKTWSRRSTIFPNMIGLTIAVHNGRQHVPVFVSDEMVGHKLGEFAPTRTYRGHAADKKAKKR, encoded by the coding sequence ATGCCACGTTCTCTCAAGAAAGGTCCATTTATAGACCTGCACTTGCTGAAGAAGGTAGAGAAAGCGGTGGAAAGCGGAGACAAAAAGCCTGTTAAGACTTGGTCCCGTCGTTCAACGATCTTTCCAAACATGATCGGTTTGACCATCGCTGTCCATAATGGTCGTCAGCACGTTCCAGTATTTGTTTCCGACGAAATGGTCGGTCATAAACTGGGCGAATTCGCGCCGACTCGTACTTATCGCGGCCATGCGGCTGACAAAAAAGCCAAAAAGCGCTAA
- the rplB gene encoding 50S ribosomal protein L2, translating to MAIVKCKPTSPGRRHVVKVVNPELHKGKPYAPLLEKNSKSGGRNNNGRITTRHIGGGHKQHYRLVDFKRNKDGIPAVVERLEYDPNRSANIALVLYKDGERRYILAPKGLKAGDQIQSGVDAAIKVGNTLPMRNIPVGSTVHNVEMKPGKGGQMARSAGGYVQIVAREGSYVTIRLRSGEMRKVLSDCRATLGEVGNSEHMLRVLGKAGASRWRGVRPTVRGTAMNPVDHPHGGGEGRNFGKHPVTPWGVQTKGKKTRSNKRTDQYIVRRRSKK from the coding sequence ATGGCAATTGTTAAGTGTAAGCCAACATCTCCGGGTCGTCGCCACGTAGTTAAAGTGGTTAACCCTGAGTTGCACAAGGGCAAGCCTTATGCCCCATTGCTGGAAAAAAACAGCAAATCAGGTGGCCGTAACAACAATGGCCGTATCACCACGCGTCATATTGGTGGTGGTCACAAGCAGCATTATCGTTTAGTTGACTTCAAACGCAACAAAGATGGTATCCCTGCTGTTGTTGAGCGTCTGGAATATGATCCGAACCGTTCCGCGAATATCGCGCTGGTTCTGTATAAAGACGGTGAACGCCGTTATATTCTGGCGCCAAAAGGCCTGAAAGCCGGTGACCAAATCCAATCTGGTGTTGATGCAGCTATTAAGGTAGGTAACACCCTGCCAATGCGTAACATCCCAGTGGGTTCTACGGTTCACAACGTTGAAATGAAACCAGGTAAAGGCGGCCAAATGGCTCGTTCTGCTGGCGGATATGTTCAAATCGTTGCCCGTGAAGGTTCCTATGTAACGATACGTCTTCGTTCTGGCGAAATGCGTAAAGTATTATCTGATTGCCGCGCCACCTTAGGTGAAGTTGGTAACTCAGAGCATATGCTGCGCGTACTAGGTAAAGCTGGTGCTAGCCGTTGGCGTGGTGTTCGTCCTACCGTTCGCGGTACGGCGATGAACCCAGTCGATCACCCACACGGTGGTGGTGAAGGTCGTAACTTTGGTAAACATCCTGTGACTCCATGGGGTGTTCAGACCAAAGGTAAGAAGACCCGTAGCAACAAGCGTACCGATCAATATATCGTACGTCGCCGTAGTAAAAAATAA
- the rplW gene encoding 50S ribosomal protein L23 gives MIREERLLKVLRAPHVSEKASSAMEKHNTIVLKVAKDATKAEVKAAVQKLFEVEVNEVRTLLVKGKTKRHGQRVGRRSDWKKAYVTLKEGQNLDFIGGAE, from the coding sequence ATGATCCGTGAAGAACGCCTGCTGAAAGTCCTGCGCGCACCACATGTTTCTGAAAAAGCCTCTAGCGCAATGGAAAAGCACAATACAATCGTGCTGAAAGTTGCTAAAGATGCAACCAAGGCAGAAGTTAAAGCTGCTGTTCAGAAGCTGTTTGAGGTTGAAGTCAATGAAGTTCGTACTTTGCTGGTTAAAGGCAAAACGAAACGTCATGGTCAGCGTGTTGGTCGTCGTAGCGACTGGAAAAAAGCTTACGTCACTTTGAAAGAAGGCCAGAATCTGGACTTCATCGGCGGCGCAGAGTAA
- the rplD gene encoding 50S ribosomal protein L4 yields MELVMKDAPGALTVSETTFGRDFNEALVHQVVVAYAAAARQGTRAQKTRAEVTGSGKKPWRQKGTGRARSGSVKSPIWRSGGVTFAARPQDHSQKVNKKMYRGALKCILSELVRQDRLIVVEKFTVEAPKTKLLVQKLKEMALDDVLIITSEVEPNLYLAAGNLHKVDVRDVAGIDPFSLIAFDKVVMTADAVKQVEEMLA; encoded by the coding sequence ATGGAATTGGTAATGAAAGACGCGCCTGGCGCGCTGACTGTTTCCGAAACTACCTTCGGGCGTGATTTCAATGAAGCGTTAGTACATCAGGTTGTTGTTGCTTATGCAGCTGCAGCTCGTCAAGGTACTCGTGCTCAGAAGACCCGCGCTGAAGTAACAGGTTCCGGTAAAAAACCGTGGCGTCAAAAAGGCACCGGCCGTGCGCGTTCAGGTTCTGTAAAGAGCCCGATCTGGCGTTCAGGCGGCGTGACCTTTGCTGCTCGTCCACAAGACCACAGCCAGAAAGTCAACAAAAAGATGTACCGCGGCGCACTGAAGTGCATTCTGTCCGAACTGGTACGTCAAGATCGTCTGATTGTAGTCGAGAAGTTCACTGTAGAAGCACCTAAAACTAAGTTGCTGGTACAGAAACTGAAAGAAATGGCTCTGGATGATGTACTGATCATCACTAGCGAAGTTGAACCTAATTTGTACCTGGCAGCAGGTAACTTACACAAGGTTGACGTTCGTGATGTTGCTGGCATAGATCCATTTAGCCTTATCGCTTTTGATAAAGTGGTGATGACTGCTGACGCTGTGAAGCAAGTAGAGGAGATGCTGGCATGA
- the rplC gene encoding 50S ribosomal protein L3, producing MIGLVGRKVGMTRIFTEDGVSIPVTVIEIEANRVTQVKDLANDGYRAVQVTTGAKKANRVTKPEAGHFAKAGVTAGRGLWEFRLNEGEEFAAGQEINVDIFTDVKKVDVTGTSKGKGYAGTVKRWNFRTQDATHGNSLAHRGHGSIGQNQTPGKVFKGKKMAGHLGDERVTVQSLDVVRVDAERNLLLVKGAVPGATGSDLIVKPAVKA from the coding sequence ATGATTGGTTTAGTCGGTCGTAAAGTGGGAATGACCCGCATCTTTACTGAAGATGGCGTATCTATCCCCGTTACAGTTATCGAAATTGAAGCGAACCGTGTTACTCAGGTTAAAGACCTGGCTAACGACGGATACCGTGCTGTACAGGTTACTACCGGTGCTAAAAAAGCAAACCGTGTAACCAAACCAGAAGCGGGTCACTTCGCTAAAGCTGGCGTTACAGCTGGCCGCGGCCTGTGGGAATTCCGCCTGAATGAAGGTGAAGAGTTCGCAGCAGGTCAAGAAATTAACGTTGATATTTTTACAGACGTTAAAAAAGTTGACGTTACCGGTACATCAAAAGGTAAAGGTTATGCTGGCACTGTTAAGCGCTGGAATTTCCGTACCCAGGATGCTACCCATGGTAACTCTTTGGCACACCGTGGTCATGGTTCAATCGGTCAGAACCAGACTCCAGGTAAAGTGTTCAAAGGCAAGAAAATGGCAGGCCACTTAGGTGACGAGCGTGTAACCGTTCAAAGCCTGGACGTAGTACGTGTTGACGCTGAGCGCAACCTGCTGCTGGTCAAAGGTGCTGTTCCGGGAGCAACCGGTAGCGACCTGATCGTTAAACCGGCTGTCAAGGCGTAA
- the rpsJ gene encoding 30S ribosomal protein S10, which translates to MQNQRIRIRLKAFDHRLIDQSTAEIVETAKRTGAQVRGPIPLPTRKERFTVLISPHVNKDARDQYEIRTHKRLVDIVEPTEKTVDALMRLDLAAGVDVQISLG; encoded by the coding sequence ATGCAGAACCAAAGAATCCGTATCCGCCTGAAAGCGTTTGATCACCGTTTGATCGACCAATCAACTGCGGAAATCGTCGAGACTGCTAAGCGCACTGGCGCTCAAGTTCGTGGTCCGATCCCGCTGCCGACCCGCAAAGAGCGTTTTACCGTTCTGATCTCTCCGCACGTCAATAAAGATGCGCGCGATCAGTACGAAATTCGTACTCACAAGCGTCTGGTTGACATCGTTGAGCCAACTGAAAAAACGGTTGATGCTCTGATGCGTCTGGATCTGGCTGCCGGTGTTGACGTGCAGATCAGCCTGGGTTAA
- a CDS encoding LTA synthase family protein, with protein MNLNNHLRAYLSVSNIYLSLMTIAALAICGTRFSFSYVGFISFASFVSIFGCLLLLSGRIKLSLSITSTLIVILQLLNQIKVHYYKERLFFSDVSIALDPTNFSTLFHYPLALLGIIGLIILLILNIALYIRTPKIRTSSRLLSLVVVGGLVTGILFASQNKTNIEHWQASLPKGKGTIVNLFMSAQQMYYQPPQYDGSAKYFLSASSFKYLPNAETKKPDIVVMLQESTVNPALYHLPDITLPEFKMFVADEGTRANSPLRVQTFGGGTWLSEFSLLTGLNTDDFKFRKNSVFYTVAPHIKTSLFRELKNNGYYTVVLTPMYKMNYNAGPTYNHLGIDLIIQPQELGYPAELDDNLWTIPTKTMLDYVKTLLARYTDKPVFIFVLTMNEHGPYNTGHSDDFGIENSIDNRDVAGALSHYISKLKLLNEATEEFSQFVIHREKPTMFLYFGDHQPNIGWDDDYNTGWTKESRITQFFLKDNLSSKPIANIGGLTDISFLGGMLLERAGLKTSPFYEANIRMRNLCLGLLDDCPDEQLIKSYKHYIYQDLKNAGE; from the coding sequence ATGAATTTGAATAATCATTTGAGAGCTTATCTCTCAGTATCCAACATTTATCTAAGCCTGATGACAATTGCTGCACTGGCAATATGTGGCACCCGCTTTAGCTTTTCTTATGTGGGCTTTATTTCTTTTGCTTCTTTTGTTTCTATTTTTGGTTGTCTGCTATTACTTTCAGGCCGTATTAAGTTGTCATTAAGTATTACCAGTACGTTGATAGTTATCCTGCAACTGTTGAATCAGATAAAAGTTCATTACTATAAAGAGCGGTTATTCTTTTCTGATGTCAGTATTGCTCTTGACCCAACCAACTTCAGCACTCTGTTTCATTACCCTCTGGCATTATTAGGTATTATTGGCCTGATTATCCTGCTGATTCTTAATATTGCGCTCTATATTCGAACGCCCAAAATACGCACCTCTTCTCGTTTACTTTCATTAGTTGTAGTTGGAGGTTTAGTTACCGGTATTCTTTTTGCCAGTCAGAACAAAACAAATATTGAACATTGGCAGGCATCACTCCCAAAAGGCAAGGGAACCATTGTTAACTTATTTATGTCCGCTCAACAAATGTATTATCAGCCACCGCAATATGACGGTTCTGCGAAGTACTTTTTATCAGCTTCATCATTTAAATATCTGCCAAATGCAGAAACTAAAAAACCCGATATTGTCGTAATGTTGCAAGAGTCAACCGTTAATCCGGCGCTTTATCATTTACCAGATATTACGTTACCTGAGTTTAAAATGTTTGTCGCTGATGAAGGAACTCGTGCCAACAGTCCACTCAGGGTACAAACATTTGGTGGAGGAACATGGCTATCCGAATTTTCTCTTCTTACTGGCCTAAATACCGATGACTTTAAGTTTCGTAAGAATTCGGTTTTCTATACCGTTGCCCCACATATTAAAACCAGTTTGTTTCGTGAGCTAAAGAATAATGGTTACTATACGGTAGTTCTAACCCCGATGTATAAGATGAACTACAATGCAGGGCCAACCTATAACCACTTGGGTATTGATCTAATTATTCAGCCACAAGAATTGGGATATCCCGCTGAGCTGGATGATAATTTATGGACTATTCCAACCAAAACCATGCTGGATTATGTGAAAACATTACTAGCCCGTTATACCGATAAGCCGGTATTCATTTTTGTTCTTACCATGAATGAGCATGGACCATACAACACCGGACATTCTGATGACTTCGGTATAGAAAATTCAATTGATAATCGCGATGTAGCCGGTGCTTTAAGTCACTATATTAGTAAGCTCAAACTGTTGAATGAAGCAACTGAGGAATTCTCTCAATTTGTCATCCATCGAGAAAAACCAACCATGTTTCTGTATTTCGGCGATCACCAACCTAACATCGGTTGGGATGACGATTACAATACAGGTTGGACAAAAGAATCTCGTATAACTCAATTCTTTCTAAAAGATAATTTATCCTCAAAACCCATTGCTAATATCGGGGGTTTAACTGATATTTCGTTTTTAGGCGGCATGCTACTTGAGCGTGCGGGCTTAAAAACATCACCGTTCTATGAAGCAAACATCCGTATGCGGAATCTTTGTCTGGGACTTCTTGATGATTGTCCCGATGAACAACTGATTAAAAGCTATAAACATTATATCTATCAGGATTTAAAAAATGCAGGTGAATGA